Proteins encoded in a region of the Pseudomonas viciae genome:
- a CDS encoding LysR family transcriptional regulator — protein MLNSNLLRKLDMQDLMVFVAVYEQSSVTEVSEALCVSQSTVSYCLKKLRTSFEDELFVNTRSGMRPTSKATAMYSHILKILKTINICHSGIEAFDPTQKERVFNVCAPEYFELLILPKLVKCFIGSRLPVIINITKFHRDIPAEELMDGRFDLVICFGPNLHRGGKGLRSQVLLEDELICVVDKNFTLTQEDFSLETFAACQHVFPTPWTSDTNMIDGWLARQGYTRQIVARANSYVAALNMISGTDFILTLPRRIQALTCDEHKFSHRRAPTGLPNFTLEMMWSEKPSLDNANIWFREQIVKVCAEDGLL, from the coding sequence ATGCTCAATAGTAATTTGCTTAGAAAGCTGGACATGCAGGACTTGATGGTGTTTGTCGCAGTGTACGAGCAGAGCAGCGTCACCGAGGTGTCCGAGGCCCTGTGTGTCAGCCAGTCAACCGTGAGCTACTGCCTGAAGAAGCTGCGCACAAGCTTCGAAGATGAACTTTTCGTTAATACCCGCAGTGGCATGCGCCCCACCAGCAAAGCCACCGCCATGTACAGCCATATACTGAAGATTCTCAAAACAATAAATATCTGCCACTCCGGCATTGAGGCATTCGACCCGACCCAAAAAGAGAGAGTATTCAATGTTTGCGCGCCCGAGTACTTTGAACTTCTTATCTTGCCAAAATTAGTCAAATGCTTTATCGGCAGCCGTCTTCCGGTCATCATTAACATAACGAAATTTCACAGAGATATTCCCGCCGAGGAACTGATGGATGGCCGCTTCGACTTGGTCATTTGTTTTGGCCCAAACCTCCATCGCGGTGGCAAAGGTTTGCGCTCGCAAGTATTACTGGAAGATGAGTTGATCTGCGTAGTTGATAAAAACTTCACGCTGACGCAAGAGGACTTCAGCCTGGAGACATTTGCCGCGTGCCAGCATGTTTTTCCGACGCCCTGGACATCCGACACCAACATGATAGATGGATGGCTCGCCCGCCAGGGCTACACCCGCCAGATTGTCGCTCGGGCCAACAGTTATGTGGCGGCACTCAATATGATCAGCGGGACCGACTTCATCCTCACCCTGCCTCGGCGCATCCAGGCGTTGACCTGCGATGAACACAAATTCAGCCATCGCCGAGCACCGACGGGTTTACCGAACTTCACGCTGGAGATGATGTGGAGCGAAAAACCGAGCCTGGACAACGCCAACATCTGGTTTCGCGAACAGATCGTAAAAGTATGCGCTGAGGACGGCCTGCTTTAA
- the queC gene encoding 7-cyano-7-deazaguanine synthase QueC encodes MAEKRAVILLSGGLDSATVVAMARAEGYRCYTMSFDYGQRHRAELHAAERVARDLGVVEHKVIGLNLNGIGGSALTDSSIAVPEAPSEGIPVTYVPARNTVFLSLALGWAEVLGARDIFIGVNAVDYSGYPDCRPEFVEAFERMANLATKAGVEGQGFRIQAPLQNLSKADIVKAGVKLGVDYGLTVSCYQADDQGRACGKCDSCRLRAEGFAAAGVSDPTRYF; translated from the coding sequence ATTGCAGAAAAACGTGCGGTTATCCTGCTGTCTGGTGGCCTGGACTCGGCGACGGTGGTGGCCATGGCCCGCGCTGAAGGCTACCGCTGCTACACCATGAGTTTCGATTACGGTCAGCGTCACCGTGCCGAGCTGCACGCCGCCGAGCGGGTTGCCCGGGATTTGGGTGTGGTGGAACACAAGGTGATTGGCCTGAACCTCAACGGCATTGGTGGTTCGGCCCTGACCGACAGTTCCATTGCTGTACCCGAAGCACCGAGCGAAGGCATTCCGGTGACGTATGTGCCGGCGCGCAATACGGTGTTCCTGTCCTTGGCGCTGGGGTGGGCCGAAGTGCTGGGCGCCCGTGACATTTTCATTGGCGTCAATGCCGTGGATTACTCCGGCTACCCGGACTGCCGCCCGGAGTTCGTCGAAGCCTTCGAGCGCATGGCCAATCTGGCGACCAAGGCCGGTGTAGAGGGACAGGGCTTCCGTATCCAGGCGCCGCTGCAGAATCTCAGCAAGGCCGATATCGTCAAGGCTGGGGTGAAGCTTGGCGTGGACTACGGACTGACCGTTTCCTGCTATCAGGCCGACGATCAGGGCCGTGCTTGCGGCAAATGCGACAGCTGCCGCCTGCGTGCAGAAGGCTTCGCAGCGGCGGGCGTGAGCGATCCAACCCGTTATTTTTGA
- the queE gene encoding 7-carboxy-7-deazaguanine synthase QueE, which yields MQDTLRITEVFYSLQGETRTAGLPTVFVRLTGCPLRCQYCDSAYAFNGGTLRTLDDILEQVAGYRPRYVCVTGGEPLAQPNAIPLLKQLCDAGYEVSLETSGALDISAVDPRVSRVVDLKTPGSKEAHRNRYENIELLTSNDQVKFVICSREDYDWAVSKLIQYGLDQRAGEVLFSPSHHDLNARDLADWVVADNLPVRLQLQLHKYLWNDEPGR from the coding sequence ATGCAAGACACATTGAGAATCACCGAAGTTTTTTACTCGTTGCAGGGTGAAACGCGAACGGCCGGGCTGCCCACAGTTTTTGTGCGCCTCACCGGCTGCCCGTTACGTTGCCAGTACTGCGACAGTGCCTACGCGTTCAACGGCGGCACCTTGCGAACCCTCGACGATATCCTTGAGCAAGTGGCCGGCTATCGTCCGCGCTATGTGTGTGTCACAGGGGGCGAGCCATTGGCGCAACCCAATGCCATCCCATTACTCAAGCAGCTGTGCGATGCCGGTTATGAGGTTTCGCTGGAAACCAGCGGTGCCTTGGACATTTCGGCCGTCGACCCGCGCGTCAGTCGCGTCGTGGACCTGAAAACCCCGGGTTCCAAGGAAGCGCATCGCAACCGTTATGAGAATATCGAGCTGCTGACGTCCAACGATCAGGTCAAGTTTGTCATCTGTTCGCGGGAAGACTATGACTGGGCGGTGTCCAAACTGATTCAGTACGGTCTCGACCAGCGTGCCGGCGAAGTATTGTTTTCGCCGAGTCATCACGATTTGAACGCCCGGGACCTGGCGGACTGGGTGGTGGCGGACAATCTGCCGGTGCGCCTGCAATTGCAGTTGCACAAATATCTTTGGAACGACGAACCGGGGCGCTGA
- the ybgF gene encoding tol-pal system protein YbgF, giving the protein MRTCRRAVTVLALSLAPLAAWAAVPVVDNDTGYNNSGSSYPPAGYGTNGAYAGGGVSAPVSAQGELFNQLQQMQDQLSRQQGVIEVLQNDISRMKQENLERYQDLDRRIGTGVAPAPAATPENSPAGGDLNAPGAAAGAGATAPAPAAGGEPADPAKEKLYYDAAFDLIKAKDFDKASQAFAAFLRKYPNSQYSGNAQYWLGEVNLAKGDLQGAGQAFAKVSQLYPKHAKVPDSLYKLADVERRLGHTDKVKGILQQVVAQYPGTSAAQLAQRDLQRM; this is encoded by the coding sequence ATGCGAACGTGCCGTCGTGCTGTAACTGTTCTGGCTCTCAGCCTCGCGCCGCTTGCGGCGTGGGCTGCGGTTCCTGTGGTCGATAACGATACCGGCTATAACAATAGCGGGAGCAGCTATCCGCCTGCAGGTTACGGTACGAACGGCGCCTATGCCGGGGGAGGGGTTTCGGCCCCTGTCTCGGCACAGGGCGAGCTGTTCAACCAGCTCCAACAAATGCAGGATCAGCTGTCGCGCCAGCAAGGCGTGATTGAAGTTCTGCAAAATGATATTTCGCGCATGAAGCAGGAAAACCTGGAGCGATACCAGGATCTTGATCGGCGCATAGGAACCGGCGTTGCACCTGCACCTGCCGCGACTCCTGAGAATTCTCCTGCCGGTGGCGACTTGAACGCCCCCGGTGCAGCCGCAGGCGCTGGGGCAACTGCTCCAGCACCGGCCGCCGGTGGCGAGCCGGCTGATCCGGCGAAGGAAAAGCTCTATTACGATGCTGCCTTCGACCTGATCAAGGCCAAGGATTTCGACAAGGCCAGCCAGGCCTTTGCCGCTTTCCTGCGCAAATACCCAAACAGCCAGTATTCGGGCAACGCCCAATACTGGTTGGGTGAAGTGAACCTGGCCAAGGGCGACCTGCAAGGCGCCGGCCAGGCATTCGCCAAGGTTTCGCAGCTGTACCCCAAGCACGCCAAGGTGCCGGATTCACTGTACAAGCTGGCTGACGTAGAGCGCCGCCTCGGTCACACTGACAAGGTAAAAGGCATTCTGCAGCAGGTGGTGGCCCAATACCCGGGTACCTCCGCCGCCCAGTTGGCCCAGCGTGATCTGCAGCGCATGTAG
- the pal gene encoding peptidoglycan-associated lipoprotein Pal has protein sequence MEMLKFGKFAALALAMAVAVGCSSKGGDNAGEGAVDPNAGYGANTGAVDGSLSEEAALRAITTFYFEYDSSDLKPEAMRALDVHAKDLKSNGARVVLEGNTDERGTREYNMALGERRAKAVQRYLVLQGVSPAQLELVSYGEERPVATGNDEQSWAQNRRVELRK, from the coding sequence ATGGAAATGCTGAAGTTTGGTAAATTTGCTGCGCTGGCTCTGGCCATGGCTGTAGCTGTAGGTTGCTCGTCCAAAGGCGGCGACAACGCCGGTGAAGGCGCTGTTGATCCAAACGCTGGTTACGGCGCTAACACTGGTGCAGTTGACGGCTCCCTGAGCGAAGAAGCTGCTCTGCGCGCAATCACCACCTTCTACTTCGAATACGACAGCTCGGACCTGAAGCCAGAAGCCATGCGCGCTCTGGACGTTCACGCCAAAGACCTGAAGTCGAACGGCGCTCGCGTTGTTCTGGAAGGCAACACCGACGAACGTGGTACTCGTGAGTACAACATGGCACTGGGCGAGCGTCGTGCGAAAGCCGTTCAACGCTACCTGGTACTGCAAGGTGTTTCCCCAGCTCAGCTGGAACTGGTTTCCTACGGCGAAGAGCGTCCAGTTGCTACCGGCAACGACGAGCAGTCCTGGGCTCAAAACCGTCGCGTCGAACTGCGTAAGTAA
- the tolB gene encoding Tol-Pal system beta propeller repeat protein TolB: MRNLLRSMLVVICCLAGIAVAEEKNILVTSGSDRATPIAVVPFGWQGGSVLPDDMAEIIGNDLRNSGYYAPIPKQNMISLPTQASEVIYRDWKALGAQYIMVGSIVPAGGRLQVQYALFNVATEQQVLTGSVSGSVDQLRDMAHYIADQSFEKLTGIKGAFSTRMLYVTAERFSENNTRYTLQRSDYDGARAVTLLQSREPILSPRFAPDGKRIAYVSFEQKRPRIFMQHIDTGRREQITNFEGLNGAPAWSPDGTRLAFVLSKDGNPDIYVMNLASRSISRVTNGPGINTEPFWGKDGSTIYFTSDRGGKPQIYKTSAGGGGAERVTFVGNYNANPKLSADEKTLVMIHRQDGFTNFKVAAQDLQRGSVKILTDSTLDESPTVAPNGTMVIYATRQQGRGVLMLVSINGRVRLPLPTAQGEVREPSWSPYLN; this comes from the coding sequence GTGAGAAACCTTCTTCGATCAATGCTGGTCGTTATCTGCTGCCTGGCAGGGATAGCGGTAGCAGAGGAAAAGAACATTCTGGTCACCAGCGGCAGCGATCGGGCCACCCCGATCGCTGTCGTACCGTTCGGCTGGCAGGGCGGTAGCGTCCTGCCGGACGACATGGCGGAAATCATCGGCAACGACCTGCGCAACTCGGGTTACTACGCGCCGATTCCGAAGCAGAACATGATCAGCCTGCCGACCCAGGCCAGCGAAGTCATCTACCGTGACTGGAAGGCCCTGGGCGCCCAGTACATCATGGTCGGCAGCATCGTTCCGGCTGGCGGTCGCCTGCAGGTGCAGTACGCCCTGTTCAACGTCGCCACCGAGCAGCAAGTGCTGACCGGCAGCGTGTCGGGCAGTGTCGATCAGTTGCGCGACATGGCGCACTACATCGCCGACCAGTCGTTCGAGAAACTCACCGGCATCAAGGGCGCGTTTTCTACCCGCATGCTCTACGTGACGGCCGAGCGCTTCTCCGAAAACAACACCCGCTACACCCTGCAGCGTTCCGACTATGACGGCGCCCGTGCAGTGACCCTGCTGCAATCGCGCGAGCCGATCCTGTCGCCGCGTTTCGCCCCTGATGGCAAGCGCATCGCCTATGTGTCGTTCGAGCAGAAGCGTCCACGTATTTTCATGCAGCACATCGATACCGGTCGCCGCGAGCAGATCACCAACTTCGAAGGCCTCAACGGCGCACCAGCCTGGTCGCCGGACGGTACCCGCCTGGCGTTCGTGCTGTCCAAGGACGGTAACCCGGACATCTACGTGATGAACCTGGCTTCGCGTTCGATCTCCCGCGTCACCAACGGCCCGGGCATCAACACTGAACCGTTCTGGGGCAAGGATGGCTCGACCATCTACTTCACCTCCGACCGTGGCGGCAAGCCACAGATCTACAAGACCAGTGCGGGTGGTGGCGGTGCCGAGCGTGTGACGTTCGTGGGTAACTACAACGCCAACCCTAAACTGTCGGCGGACGAAAAGACCCTGGTGATGATCCATCGCCAGGATGGTTTCACTAATTTCAAGGTGGCGGCCCAGGATTTGCAGCGCGGTAGCGTAAAAATCCTCACTGATAGCACTCTGGACGAGTCACCTACTGTTGCGCCCAACGGCACCATGGTAATCTACGCCACCCGCCAGCAGGGCCGGGGAGTCTTGATGCTCGTGTCCATTAATGGACGCGTGAGGCTCCCGCTTCCTACCGCACAAGGCGAAGTCAGAGAACCGTCCTGGTCCCCTTACCTGAACTGA
- the tolA gene encoding cell envelope integrity protein TolA has product MQQQREPSASESYFWPSVLAIGLHVLVFGMLFVSFAMTPELPPAKPIVQATLYQLKSKSQATTQTNQKLAGEAKKSAARQTEVEQMEQKKVEQEAIKAAEQKKEEAAQKAEEAKKADEAKKADEAKKADEAKKADEAKKTAEAKKAEEKQLADIAKKKAEEEAKKAAEEEAKKAAAEEAKKKIVEDAKKKAAEDAKKKAEADEAKKKVAEDAKKKAAADAAKKKAQDAARKSAEDKKAQALADLLSDTPERQQALADEQGDEVAGSYDDLIRARAAEGWARPPSARKGMTVVLQIGMLPDGTVTSVSVAKSSGDGPFDASAVAAVKNIGRLTEMQGMKPSDFAPYRSFKMTFTPEDLAL; this is encoded by the coding sequence ATGCAGCAACAGCGAGAGCCGTCCGCCTCGGAAAGCTACTTCTGGCCCAGTGTCCTGGCAATCGGCCTGCATGTGCTGGTGTTCGGCATGCTGTTCGTCAGTTTTGCCATGACCCCGGAGCTGCCGCCGGCCAAGCCGATCGTGCAGGCGACGTTGTACCAGCTCAAGTCGAAAAGCCAGGCCACCACGCAGACCAACCAGAAGCTGGCCGGTGAGGCGAAGAAATCCGCTGCGCGTCAGACTGAAGTCGAGCAGATGGAACAGAAGAAGGTCGAGCAGGAAGCGATAAAGGCAGCGGAACAAAAGAAAGAGGAAGCGGCTCAAAAGGCCGAGGAAGCCAAGAAGGCCGACGAGGCGAAGAAAGCGGACGAGGCAAAAAAGGCTGATGAAGCCAAGAAAGCCGACGAAGCGAAGAAAACCGCCGAGGCAAAAAAGGCCGAAGAGAAACAATTGGCTGATATAGCCAAGAAGAAAGCCGAAGAAGAAGCCAAGAAAGCCGCTGAAGAAGAGGCCAAGAAAGCGGCCGCTGAAGAAGCGAAGAAAAAGATCGTCGAGGACGCGAAGAAAAAAGCGGCCGAAGACGCCAAGAAGAAAGCTGAAGCTGACGAGGCGAAAAAGAAAGTCGCCGAAGACGCGAAGAAGAAAGCCGCCGCCGACGCCGCCAAGAAAAAGGCCCAGGACGCAGCGCGTAAATCCGCCGAAGACAAAAAGGCCCAGGCCCTGGCAGATTTGCTTTCCGACACGCCGGAGCGCCAGCAGGCATTGGCCGATGAGCAGGGCGATGAAGTCGCCGGCAGTTACGATGATTTGATTCGCGCCCGAGCGGCGGAAGGCTGGGCTCGCCCACCTTCGGCGCGTAAAGGCATGACGGTAGTATTGCAAATCGGCATGTTGCCCGACGGTACGGTAACCTCGGTCAGCGTTGCCAAGTCCAGCGGTGACGGTCCGTTCGACGCTTCGGCGGTTGCAGCGGTCAAGAACATTGGGCGATTGACGGAAATGCAAGGAATGAAACCGAGCGACTTTGCTCCCTATCGTTCATTCAAGATGACATTCACACCTGAGGATCTAGCCTTGTGA
- the tolR gene encoding protein TolR, giving the protein MARARNKRKPVAEMNVVPYIDVMLVLLVIFMVTAPMLNQGVKVDLPKVSSEALPQDNNTQVLTISIKADKTYYWNLGSEVDTEKQQDRAMTLPQMTDAVTKIINAGNGNGKRTQVFIRGDKTVDYGAVMGAMGGLQKAGVGNVGLITEAP; this is encoded by the coding sequence ATCGCTCGAGCCCGAAACAAGCGCAAGCCGGTTGCCGAGATGAACGTGGTGCCCTACATCGACGTGATGTTGGTGCTGCTGGTCATCTTCATGGTGACCGCGCCGATGCTCAATCAGGGCGTGAAGGTCGATCTGCCCAAGGTTTCCAGCGAAGCCTTGCCGCAGGACAACAACACCCAGGTACTGACCATTTCGATCAAGGCTGACAAGACCTACTACTGGAACCTTGGCAGCGAAGTCGACACCGAGAAGCAGCAGGACCGCGCCATGACGTTGCCGCAGATGACCGACGCGGTGACCAAGATCATCAATGCCGGCAACGGTAACGGCAAGCGCACCCAGGTCTTCATTCGCGGCGACAAGACCGTCGACTACGGTGCCGTGATGGGCGCCATGGGCGGTTTGCAGAAAGCCGGGGTCGGTAACGTTGGCTTGATCACTGAGGCGCCCTGA
- the tolQ gene encoding protein TolQ, with protein sequence MEANVVDHTSMWSLVSNASVVVQLVMLILVAASVTSWIMIFQRSNMLRAGRRALESFEERFWSGIDLSKLYRQAGSNPDPDSGVEQIFRAGFKEFSRLRQQPGVDPEAVMEGVARAMRVAISREEEKLEQGLSFLATVGSVSPYIGLFGTVWGIMNSFRGLASAQQATLATVAPGIAEALVATAIGLFAAIPAVIAYNRFAARSETLTSRYYTFADEFQAILHRKVHTSEE encoded by the coding sequence GTGGAAGCTAACGTCGTCGACCATACCTCCATGTGGAGCCTGGTCAGCAATGCCAGTGTCGTGGTGCAACTGGTAATGCTGATCCTGGTAGCCGCATCGGTGACCTCATGGATCATGATTTTTCAGCGCAGCAATATGCTGCGCGCCGGTCGCCGTGCCCTGGAGAGCTTCGAAGAGCGCTTCTGGTCCGGCATCGACCTGTCCAAACTCTACCGCCAGGCCGGTAGCAACCCGGACCCGGATTCGGGCGTGGAGCAGATCTTCCGTGCCGGCTTCAAGGAATTCTCCCGTCTGCGCCAGCAGCCAGGCGTTGACCCGGAAGCGGTGATGGAAGGCGTGGCCCGTGCCATGCGTGTGGCTATCTCCCGTGAGGAAGAAAAACTCGAACAGGGCCTGTCGTTCCTGGCCACCGTCGGTTCGGTCAGCCCGTATATCGGCCTGTTCGGTACCGTGTGGGGGATCATGAACTCCTTCCGTGGCCTGGCCTCCGCCCAACAAGCGACCCTGGCTACTGTAGCCCCGGGTATCGCCGAGGCACTGGTCGCCACCGCCATCGGCCTGTTCGCGGCCATTCCGGCCGTTATCGCCTACAACCGCTTCGCTGCCCGCAGCGAAACGCTGACCAGCCGCTACTACACCTTCGCCGATGAGTTCCAGGCGATCCTGCACCGCAAAGTGCACACCAGCGAAGAATAA
- the ybgC gene encoding tol-pal system-associated acyl-CoA thioesterase codes for MRAQNGLESFAHRCRVYYEDTDAGGIVYYVNYLKFMERARTERLRELGFAQSALAGEDLLFVVHSSEARYHAPARLDDELLVSADVIELNRVSLRFKQQVRRATDNVLLCEGQFLVACVRTHSLKPRAIPEALRAAFAGVSGAGTHSEQEIKRGS; via the coding sequence ATGCGCGCGCAAAACGGGCTGGAGTCGTTCGCACATCGCTGTCGCGTTTATTACGAGGACACCGATGCCGGCGGCATCGTTTACTACGTCAATTACCTCAAGTTTATGGAACGGGCTCGAACCGAACGGCTGCGGGAACTGGGTTTTGCCCAATCCGCACTGGCAGGGGAGGACCTGTTATTCGTCGTGCATTCCAGCGAAGCGCGCTACCACGCGCCGGCGCGACTGGATGACGAGCTTCTGGTAAGTGCCGATGTCATCGAATTGAACCGTGTCAGCCTGCGTTTCAAGCAGCAGGTCAGGCGGGCTACGGATAATGTGCTGCTCTGTGAAGGGCAGTTTTTGGTGGCCTGTGTGCGCACCCATAGTTTGAAACCCCGGGCCATTCCCGAAGCTCTACGTGCGGCCTTTGCCGGCGTGAGCGGCGCGGGTACACACTCAGAGCAGGAGATAAAGCGTGGAAGCTAA
- the ruvB gene encoding Holliday junction branch migration DNA helicase RuvB, which yields MIEADRLIAATGAPRDREEIQDRAIRPVSLADYIGQPTVREQMELFIQAARGRSESLDHTLIFGPPGLGKTTLANIIAQEMGVSIKSTSGPVLERPGDLAALLTNLEPHDVLFIDEIHRLSPIVEEVLYPAMEDFQLDIMIGEGPAARSIKLDLPPFTLVGATTRAGMLTNPLRDRFGIVQRLEFYNNADLATIVSRSAGILGLPLDPDGAYEIARRARGTPRIANRLLRRVRDFAEVRAKGHITKPIADLALNLLDIDERGFDHQDRRLLLTMIEKFDGGPVGVDSLAAAISEERHTIEDVLEPYLIQQGYIMRTPRGRVVTRHAYLHFGLNIPTRMGEMPVVDEFLDAVDD from the coding sequence GTGATTGAAGCTGACCGTCTGATCGCCGCCACGGGCGCGCCCCGTGACCGCGAGGAAATCCAGGACCGCGCGATTCGCCCCGTCAGCCTGGCCGACTACATCGGTCAACCGACTGTGCGCGAGCAGATGGAGCTGTTCATCCAGGCCGCCCGTGGGCGCAGCGAGTCGTTGGACCACACCTTGATCTTCGGCCCGCCGGGCCTGGGCAAGACCACCCTGGCCAACATCATTGCCCAGGAAATGGGCGTGTCGATCAAGAGCACGTCCGGGCCGGTCCTTGAGCGGCCGGGTGACTTGGCGGCGCTGCTGACCAATCTTGAGCCCCACGACGTGCTGTTCATCGACGAAATCCATCGCCTGTCGCCGATCGTCGAGGAAGTGTTGTACCCGGCCATGGAAGATTTCCAGCTCGACATCATGATCGGCGAAGGGCCGGCGGCGCGCTCCATCAAGCTCGACCTGCCGCCTTTCACCCTGGTGGGCGCCACCACCCGCGCTGGCATGCTGACCAATCCACTGCGCGACCGTTTCGGGATCGTCCAGCGCCTGGAGTTCTACAACAACGCCGACCTGGCGACGATTGTCAGCCGCTCGGCAGGCATCCTCGGGCTGCCGCTGGACCCGGACGGTGCTTATGAGATCGCCCGTCGGGCCCGGGGCACACCACGGATCGCCAACCGACTGCTGCGCCGGGTCCGGGATTTCGCCGAAGTCCGGGCCAAGGGCCACATCACCAAGCCGATTGCCGACCTGGCATTGAACCTGCTGGACATCGATGAGCGCGGCTTCGACCACCAGGACCGGCGCCTGCTGCTGACTATGATCGAGAAATTCGACGGGGGGCCGGTGGGTGTGGACAGCCTGGCCGCGGCCATCAGCGAAGAGCGCCACACCATCGAGGATGTGCTGGAACCGTATCTGATCCAGCAGGGCTACATCATGCGCACCCCCCGTGGACGCGTGGTGACCCGCCATGCCTATTTGCATTTCGGCTTAAACATCCCGACACGAATGGGTGAGATGCCGGTGGTAGACGAATTCCTCGATGCCGTGGACGATTGA
- the ruvA gene encoding Holliday junction branch migration protein RuvA has protein sequence MIGRLRGTLAEKQPPHLILDVNGLGYELEVPMTTLYRLPSVGEPLTLHTHLVVREDAQLLYGFVGKRERDFFRELIRLNGVGPKLALALMSSLEVDELVRCVQSQDTSALTKVPGVGKKTAERLLVELKDRFKAWEAVPAMFALVPNQPDAPAPAVSAESDAVTALISLGYKPQEASKAISAIKEKGLSTEDMIRRALKGMI, from the coding sequence GTGATTGGACGCTTGCGCGGCACCCTGGCTGAAAAACAGCCGCCGCACCTGATTCTGGATGTAAATGGCTTGGGTTATGAGCTTGAAGTGCCCATGACCACGCTGTATCGCTTGCCGTCGGTCGGTGAGCCGCTGACCCTGCACACCCATTTGGTCGTGCGTGAGGATGCACAGTTACTCTATGGCTTCGTCGGCAAGCGCGAGCGGGATTTCTTCCGTGAGTTGATTCGCCTCAATGGCGTCGGCCCGAAACTGGCCCTGGCCTTGATGTCGAGCCTGGAAGTCGACGAGCTGGTGCGTTGCGTGCAGTCCCAGGACACCTCGGCCTTGACCAAAGTGCCAGGTGTGGGCAAGAAAACTGCCGAGCGCCTGTTGGTCGAGCTCAAGGACCGCTTCAAGGCCTGGGAAGCCGTACCGGCGATGTTCGCATTGGTGCCGAACCAGCCGGACGCGCCGGCACCTGCGGTCAGTGCCGAAAGCGATGCGGTTACCGCGCTGATTTCCCTGGGCTACAAGCCGCAGGAAGCCAGCAAGGCGATTTCCGCCATCAAGGAAAAAGGCCTGAGCACCGAAGATATGATTCGTCGTGCCCTGAAGGGAATGATTTAA
- the ruvC gene encoding crossover junction endodeoxyribonuclease RuvC, whose amino-acid sequence MTLILGIDPGSRITGYGVVRDTGRGCVYVASGCIRTGAGELHERLQIVYRGVREVIQTYGPVTMGIERVFMARNADSALKLGQARGAAIVAGAEENLEIAEYTATQVKQAVVGTGAANKEQVQMMVMHLLKLVSKPQIDASDALAIAICHAHTRSSLLPHGLGAARSRGGRLRL is encoded by the coding sequence ATGACTTTAATCCTTGGCATCGACCCCGGTTCGCGCATCACCGGCTACGGCGTGGTTCGCGACACCGGGCGCGGCTGCGTGTACGTCGCTTCCGGCTGTATTCGTACCGGTGCCGGTGAGTTGCACGAGCGTTTGCAGATTGTTTATCGCGGCGTGCGCGAAGTCATCCAGACCTACGGCCCGGTCACCATGGGCATCGAAAGGGTCTTCATGGCGCGCAACGCCGATTCTGCCCTGAAGCTGGGGCAGGCCCGGGGCGCGGCGATCGTGGCTGGCGCCGAGGAAAACCTGGAGATCGCCGAATACACGGCCACCCAGGTCAAGCAGGCCGTTGTCGGAACGGGCGCGGCGAACAAGGAACAGGTGCAAATGATGGTGATGCACTTATTGAAACTGGTCAGCAAGCCGCAAATCGACGCCTCCGACGCCCTGGCCATCGCCATTTGCCATGCCCATACCCGTTCCAGTCTGTTGCCTCACGGCCTGGGAGCCGCACGCAGTCGTGGCGGGCGCCTGCGTCTCTGA